A window from Staphylococcus succinus encodes these proteins:
- a CDS encoding GntR family transcriptional regulator, protein MELTSVYKVKEWMIQQIKNGDLHDGEQLPSHLAIARKLNVKTDDVYDAIDELITEQVLSNNLEEGASVKSLHPFSYPLGELVSISKMIEEQGYSAGTEFISFDEKPATSLDSQKLNLPEKAYVTIIERIRMADRIPMVYCLDKVPTSILTCAQYQSSDESILNAIEQNASQKVAYAETEIEAISYEPHISDVLDASPHEGLMLLKLIHYDKDDQPIFYSFNYFKSSLVKFKTVRNRI, encoded by the coding sequence ATGGAACTTACTTCTGTTTATAAAGTAAAAGAATGGATGATTCAGCAAATCAAAAATGGCGACTTGCATGATGGTGAGCAATTACCAAGTCATTTAGCAATTGCTAGAAAATTAAATGTTAAAACAGATGATGTATATGATGCTATTGATGAATTAATTACAGAACAAGTTTTATCTAATAATTTGGAAGAAGGGGCTAGTGTGAAATCACTGCACCCCTTCTCTTATCCTTTAGGTGAACTTGTAAGTATTAGTAAGATGATTGAAGAACAGGGATACAGTGCAGGTACAGAGTTTATTAGTTTTGATGAAAAGCCAGCAACATCTTTAGATTCTCAAAAGCTTAATCTTCCTGAAAAAGCTTATGTGACCATTATCGAACGGATAAGAATGGCAGACCGCATACCCATGGTCTATTGTTTGGATAAAGTACCGACCAGTATTTTAACGTGTGCCCAGTATCAAAGTAGTGATGAATCTATTTTAAATGCTATTGAACAAAATGCTTCTCAAAAAGTAGCTTATGCTGAAACAGAGATAGAAGCAATTAGCTATGAACCACATATTTCTGATGTATTAGATGCTTCACCACATGAAGGACTAATGTTATTGAAATTAATTCATTATGATAAAGATGACCAACCAATATTTTATTCATTTAATTATTTCAAAAGTAGTTTAGTTAAATTCAAAACGGTTAGAAATAGAATATAA
- the rnjB gene encoding ribonuclease J2 yields MSLIKKKNKDIRIIPLGGVGEIAKNMYIVEVDDEMFMLDAGLMFPEDEMLGVDIVIPDIQYVIENKEKLKGIFLTHGHEHAIGAVTYVLEQVDAPVYGSKLTIGLVKENMKARNVNKKVRYYTVNNESVMRFKGVNVTFFNTTHSIPDSLGVCIHTSYGAIVYTGEFKFDQSLHGHYAPDLKKMTEIGQDGVFALISDSTEAEKPGYNTPENVIESHMKDAFTKVKGRLIVSCYASNFIRIQQVLNLASKLNRKVSFLGRSLESSFNIARKMGYFDIPKDLLIPINEVENYPKNEVIIIATGMQGEPVEALHQMAQKKHKIMNIEPGDSVFLAITASANMEVIVGNTLNELVRAGAEIIPNSKKIHTSSHGCMEELKMMINIMKPEYFIPVNGEFKMQIAHAKLANESGVQPEKIFLVEKGDVVNFNGEEMILNEKVNSGNVLIDGIGVGDVGNIVLRDRHLLAEDGIFIAVVTLDPKNRRIAAGPEIQSRGFVYVRESEALLNEAEEKVREIVELGLQEKRIEWSEIKQSMRDQISKLLFENTKRRPMIIPVISEI; encoded by the coding sequence TTGAGTTTAATTAAGAAAAAGAATAAAGATATTCGTATTATTCCTCTTGGCGGCGTCGGAGAAATTGCGAAAAATATGTATATCGTCGAAGTAGACGATGAAATGTTTATGTTAGATGCAGGATTGATGTTTCCTGAAGATGAAATGCTTGGCGTAGATATCGTTATCCCTGACATTCAATATGTCATTGAGAATAAAGAAAAGTTAAAAGGAATCTTTTTAACACATGGACATGAACATGCAATAGGCGCTGTTACATATGTGTTAGAACAAGTCGATGCACCTGTGTATGGTTCTAAATTAACTATAGGCTTAGTTAAAGAAAATATGAAAGCACGTAATGTAAACAAGAAAGTTAGATACTACACTGTAAATAATGAATCAGTGATGCGTTTTAAAGGAGTTAATGTAACATTTTTCAATACTACCCATAGCATCCCTGATAGTTTAGGTGTTTGTATCCATACATCTTATGGTGCGATTGTATATACGGGTGAGTTTAAATTTGATCAAAGTCTTCATGGCCATTACGCACCGGATTTGAAAAAAATGACCGAAATTGGCCAAGATGGTGTATTTGCATTAATCAGTGATTCAACTGAAGCGGAAAAGCCAGGCTACAACACGCCTGAAAATGTCATTGAATCACATATGAAAGACGCATTTACAAAAGTTAAAGGCAGATTGATTGTATCTTGTTATGCTTCGAACTTTATTCGTATTCAACAAGTATTAAATCTAGCTAGTAAATTAAATAGAAAAGTATCTTTCTTAGGCCGTTCTTTAGAAAGTTCATTTAATATTGCTAGAAAAATGGGGTATTTTGATATACCTAAAGATTTATTAATACCGATTAATGAAGTTGAAAATTATCCTAAAAATGAAGTTATTATCATTGCGACAGGTATGCAAGGTGAACCGGTAGAAGCGTTACATCAAATGGCACAAAAGAAACACAAAATTATGAATATTGAGCCAGGTGATTCTGTATTTTTAGCAATTACTGCTTCTGCAAATATGGAAGTCATTGTAGGTAATACGCTAAATGAATTAGTACGTGCTGGTGCAGAAATTATACCTAACAGTAAAAAGATTCACACTTCAAGTCATGGTTGTATGGAAGAATTGAAGATGATGATTAATATCATGAAACCAGAATATTTCATTCCGGTAAATGGTGAATTCAAAATGCAAATTGCCCATGCGAAACTAGCGAATGAATCAGGGGTTCAACCTGAGAAAATATTCCTAGTAGAAAAAGGCGATGTCGTTAACTTCAATGGTGAAGAAATGATTTTAAATGAAAAAGTGAACTCTGGTAATGTACTTATAGATGGTATCGGTGTAGGTGATGTAGGTAATATCGTATTAAGAGATCGTCATTTACTTGCTGAAGATGGTATCTTCATTGCTGTCGTAACACTTGATCCCAAAAATAGACGTATTGCAGCAGGACCTGAAATACAATCACGAGGATTCGTTTATGTAAGAGAAAGCGAAGCGTTGTTAAACGAAGCTGAAGAAAAAGTACGTGAAATAGTAGAATTAGGATTACAGGAAAAACGAATTGAATGGTCTGAAATCAAACAAAGTATGCGTGATCAAATTAGTAAACTACTATTTGAGAATACGAAACGTCGTCCGATGATAATTCCAGTCATTTCTGAAATTTAA
- the pnp gene encoding polyribonucleotide nucleotidyltransferase, translating to MSQEKKVFKTEWANRSLTIETGQLAKQANGAVLVRYGDTVVLSTAVASKEPRDGDFFPLMVNYEEKMYAAGKIPGGFKKREGRPSDEATLTARLIDRPIRPLFPKGYKYDVQIMNTVLSADPDCSPEMAAMIGSSMALSVSDIPFQGPIAGVNVGYIDGEYVINPTVAQKEVSRLDLEVAGHKDAVNMVEAGASEITETEMLEAIFFGHNEIQRLVEFQQEIVDHIQPVKKEFVPVEKDEALVEKVKQLTQDNGLKETVLTFDKQQRDINLEALKEKVASAFVDETDEDNAALIKDVYAILNDLVKEEVRRLIAEEKIRPDGRKTDEIRPLESEVGVLPRTHGSGLFTRGQTQALSVLTLGSLSEYQILDGLGEEEQKRFMHHYNFPNYSVGETGPVRSPGRREIGHGALGERALSHVIPDTKDFPYTVRIVSEVLESNGSSSQASICGSTLALMDAGVPIKAPVAGIAMGLVTRDDSYTILTDIQGMEDALGDMDFKVAGTAEGITAIQMDIKIDGLTKEIIQEALEQAREGRLAILDHMLQTIDLPRNELSMFAPKVVTMSIKPEKIRDVIGPGGKKINEIIDQTGVKLDIEQDGTIVIGAVDKDAIAKARSIIEDITREAEVGQVYEGKVKRIEKYGAFVELFPGKDALVHISQIANERIEKVEDVLKVGDTFKIKVTEIDKQGRVNASHKALLSE from the coding sequence ATGTCTCAAGAGAAAAAAGTTTTTAAAACTGAATGGGCAAATAGATCATTAACGATTGAAACAGGACAACTTGCTAAACAAGCTAACGGTGCTGTTTTAGTTCGTTATGGTGACACAGTAGTATTATCTACAGCTGTTGCTTCAAAGGAACCACGTGATGGTGACTTTTTCCCATTAATGGTAAATTATGAAGAAAAAATGTATGCTGCAGGTAAAATTCCTGGAGGGTTTAAAAAACGTGAAGGTAGACCAAGTGATGAAGCAACGTTAACTGCGCGTCTTATCGATAGACCTATTCGTCCACTATTCCCTAAAGGTTACAAATACGACGTGCAAATCATGAATACAGTATTAAGCGCAGATCCAGACTGTTCGCCAGAAATGGCTGCAATGATTGGCTCATCAATGGCACTAAGTGTTTCAGATATCCCGTTCCAAGGTCCTATTGCTGGAGTGAATGTGGGTTATATCGATGGAGAATACGTTATTAATCCTACAGTGGCACAAAAAGAAGTTTCCCGTTTAGATCTTGAAGTAGCTGGTCATAAAGATGCAGTGAACATGGTGGAAGCTGGTGCCAGTGAAATTACTGAAACTGAAATGCTTGAAGCTATCTTCTTTGGTCATAATGAAATTCAACGTTTGGTCGAATTCCAACAAGAAATTGTGGATCATATTCAGCCAGTTAAAAAAGAATTTGTTCCAGTTGAAAAAGATGAAGCACTCGTAGAAAAAGTGAAACAATTAACGCAAGATAATGGTTTAAAAGAAACAGTATTAACATTTGATAAACAACAACGCGATATTAATCTTGAAGCATTAAAAGAAAAAGTGGCGTCAGCATTTGTTGATGAAACAGACGAAGATAATGCTGCATTGATTAAAGATGTTTATGCTATTTTAAATGACTTAGTTAAAGAAGAAGTAAGAAGATTAATTGCGGAAGAAAAAATTAGACCAGATGGTCGTAAAACAGATGAAATTCGTCCGTTAGAATCAGAAGTTGGAGTGTTACCAAGAACACATGGTTCTGGTTTATTTACTAGAGGTCAAACACAAGCACTTTCAGTATTAACATTAGGATCATTAAGCGAGTATCAAATCCTTGATGGACTAGGTGAAGAAGAGCAGAAACGCTTCATGCACCACTACAACTTCCCTAACTACTCAGTTGGTGAAACTGGTCCCGTACGTTCTCCAGGACGTCGTGAAATTGGACATGGTGCACTAGGTGAACGCGCGTTAAGTCATGTTATCCCTGATACAAAAGATTTCCCATATACAGTGAGAATTGTAAGTGAGGTATTAGAATCTAATGGTTCGTCTTCACAGGCTTCTATTTGTGGTTCAACACTTGCACTAATGGATGCGGGTGTACCGATTAAAGCACCTGTAGCTGGTATTGCAATGGGATTAGTTACACGTGATGATAGTTATACTATCTTAACGGATATCCAAGGTATGGAAGATGCATTAGGCGACATGGATTTCAAAGTTGCAGGTACTGCTGAAGGTATTACTGCGATACAAATGGATATCAAGATTGATGGTCTGACAAAAGAGATTATTCAAGAGGCGTTAGAACAAGCACGTGAAGGACGTTTAGCAATATTAGATCACATGTTACAAACAATTGATCTACCACGTAATGAACTAAGTATGTTTGCACCGAAAGTTGTTACAATGTCAATTAAGCCAGAGAAGATTAGAGATGTTATTGGTCCAGGCGGTAAGAAGATTAATGAAATCATCGATCAAACTGGAGTTAAACTTGATATTGAACAAGATGGAACGATTGTTATTGGTGCGGTTGATAAAGATGCTATAGCTAAAGCACGTAGTATTATTGAAGATATCACTCGTGAAGCAGAAGTAGGACAAGTATATGAAGGCAAAGTTAAACGTATTGAAAAATATGGTGCATTTGTTGAATTATTCCCAGGTAAAGATGCACTTGTTCATATTTCACAAATTGCCAACGAACGTATCGAAAAAGTTGAAGATGTGTTGAAAGTGGGAGACACATTTAAAATAAAAGTAACTGAAATTGATAAGCAAGGTCGCGTAAATGCATCACATAAAGCATTACTTTCAGAATAA
- the rpsO gene encoding 30S ribosomal protein S15, which translates to MAISQERKNELIKEYRTHEADTGSPEVQIAVLTAEITTLNEHLRTHKKDHHSRRGLLKMVGRRRHLLNYLRNKDIQRYRELIKSLGIRR; encoded by the coding sequence ATGGCAATTTCACAAGAACGCAAAAATGAACTAATTAAAGAATACCGCACACACGAAGCAGATACTGGTTCACCAGAAGTACAAATCGCAGTGTTAACAGCGGAAATCACTACATTAAACGAACACTTACGTACTCACAAAAAAGACCACCATTCACGTCGTGGCTTATTAAAAATGGTAGGTCGTCGTAGACACTTACTTAACTATTTACGTAACAAAGATATTCAACGTTACCGTGAATTAATTAAATCATTAGGTATTCGTCGTTAA
- a CDS encoding bifunctional riboflavin kinase/FAD synthetase: protein MKVIEVAHPIQEDQYITENVAMAFGFFDGMHKGHAKVFETLDEKAKAANLKKAVMTFDPHPSVVLNPELKRTDYLTPIQDKVEILESYGIDYCIVINFSSKFAGVDAEEFIQEYIIKNHVKEVIAGFDFTFGKYGKGNMMILNEMDEFNTTTVSKQEIESEKISTTEIRRALKTGNLQKANEELGYRFRIKGTVVQGEKRGRTIGFPTANVQPSDDYVLPKNGVYAVSMEMGTDDKIYRGVANVGVKPTFHDPSKAQVVIEVNLFDFNENIYGERVTVYWHHYLRPEIKFDGIDPLVEQMNKDKEKAKYLLAVDFGDEISYNI from the coding sequence ATGAAAGTGATTGAAGTAGCTCATCCAATTCAAGAAGATCAATATATTACAGAAAACGTTGCTATGGCTTTTGGATTTTTTGATGGTATGCACAAAGGTCATGCAAAAGTATTTGAAACTTTAGACGAAAAAGCTAAAGCAGCAAATTTAAAAAAAGCGGTTATGACTTTTGACCCACATCCATCAGTTGTATTAAATCCTGAACTAAAACGTACAGATTATTTAACACCGATACAGGACAAAGTGGAAATATTAGAATCATACGGTATTGATTATTGTATTGTTATCAATTTTTCTTCCAAGTTTGCTGGTGTAGATGCAGAAGAATTTATTCAAGAATATATAATTAAAAATCATGTTAAAGAAGTGATTGCTGGATTTGATTTTACTTTTGGTAAATACGGTAAAGGAAATATGATGATTTTAAATGAAATGGATGAATTTAATACTACAACGGTAAGTAAGCAAGAAATTGAATCAGAAAAGATATCTACTACTGAAATTAGAAGAGCACTTAAAACAGGTAACCTGCAAAAGGCTAATGAAGAGTTAGGGTATCGTTTTCGTATTAAAGGCACAGTTGTTCAAGGTGAAAAGAGAGGGCGCACAATAGGCTTTCCAACAGCTAATGTACAACCTAGTGATGATTATGTACTACCTAAAAATGGTGTGTATGCTGTCAGTATGGAAATGGGGACAGATGATAAGATTTACCGCGGCGTTGCCAATGTAGGTGTTAAACCAACATTTCATGATCCTTCAAAAGCGCAAGTAGTCATTGAAGTGAATCTGTTTGATTTTAATGAAAATATATATGGAGAACGTGTTACAGTTTATTGGCATCATTATTTACGTCCAGAAATTAAATTTGATGGTATTGATCCTTTGGTAGAACAGATGAATAAGGATAAAGAAAAGGCTAAATATTTATTAGCGGTTGATTTTGGTGATGAAATATCATATAATATTTAA
- the truB gene encoding tRNA pseudouridine(55) synthase TruB, protein MYNGILPVYKERGLTSHDVVFKLRKILKTKKVGHTGTLDPEVSGVLPICIGSATKVSDYIMEMGKSYEATVTLGISTTTEDQTGDTLEQKAVSESEVSPEAIDEVLKQFEGIITQIPPMYSSVKVNGRKLYEYARNNETVERPERQVNIINIKRISDLHFDNDICQFDITVECGKGTYIRTLATDIGKALNLPAHMSKLTRTQSGGFDLNHSYSLSDIAELHEHEALQRKLFPIEYGLKGLPQIMITDKTIKAKILNGQKFYKSEFNAAIQTQVVMVDDESEKVLAIYEPHPDKIDEIKPKKVFN, encoded by the coding sequence ATGTATAACGGTATTTTACCTGTATATAAAGAGCGTGGTTTAACGAGTCATGATGTAGTATTTAAATTAAGGAAAATTTTAAAAACTAAAAAAGTTGGACACACTGGAACCTTAGATCCAGAAGTTTCAGGTGTGCTCCCTATCTGTATAGGTAGTGCTACGAAGGTTAGTGACTATATTATGGAAATGGGTAAATCTTACGAAGCAACTGTAACACTTGGTATAAGTACTACAACAGAAGATCAAACGGGGGATACCTTAGAACAAAAAGCTGTTTCTGAAAGTGAGGTATCTCCTGAAGCAATTGATGAAGTTTTAAAACAATTTGAAGGTATAATCACACAAATTCCACCAATGTATTCATCAGTAAAAGTTAATGGAAGAAAGTTATATGAATATGCAAGAAATAATGAAACAGTAGAGCGACCAGAACGGCAGGTGAACATTATAAACATTAAGCGTATCTCTGACCTTCATTTTGACAATGATATTTGTCAGTTTGATATAACAGTAGAATGTGGAAAAGGGACTTATATTCGAACACTGGCAACAGATATTGGAAAAGCTTTAAATTTACCTGCACACATGTCTAAACTTACAAGAACACAAAGTGGTGGATTTGATTTAAATCACAGTTATAGTTTAAGCGATATTGCAGAATTACATGAGCATGAAGCGTTACAAAGAAAATTATTTCCGATAGAATATGGGTTGAAAGGTTTACCGCAAATAATGATAACTGATAAGACGATAAAAGCTAAGATTTTGAATGGACAAAAGTTTTATAAAAGTGAGTTTAATGCTGCAATTCAAACTCAAGTTGTCATGGTAGATGATGAGAGTGAAAAAGTGTTAGCAATTTATGAGCCTCATCCAGACAAGATAGATGAAATTAAACCTAAAAAGGTATTTAACTAA
- the rbfA gene encoding 30S ribosome-binding factor RbfA has product MNMRAERVGEQMKQEIMDIANNKVKDPRIGFLTITDVQLTNDLSIATVFLTVLGNKKQKEDTFKGLEKAKGFIKSELGSRMRLRIVPDLNFEYDESIDYGNKIERMIQDLHKKD; this is encoded by the coding sequence GGAGCGTGTTGGCGAGCAGATGAAACAAGAAATTATGGATATCGCTAATAATAAGGTAAAAGATCCTAGAATTGGATTTTTAACAATTACAGATGTTCAATTAACGAATGACTTATCTATCGCAACGGTATTCTTAACAGTATTAGGAAATAAAAAACAAAAAGAAGATACTTTTAAAGGTTTAGAAAAAGCTAAAGGGTTTATTAAGTCTGAACTTGGTTCTAGAATGAGACTGCGTATCGTACCTGATTTGAATTTTGAATATGATGAATCTATCGACTACGGTAACAAAATAGAAAGAATGATCCAAGACTTGCATAAGAAAGATTAA